The Aeoliella mucimassa genome includes the window GAACACGCCCAGCCGGTCAACGTTGGGGAGTATATCCTCACGATGAACCCGCATTCGGGCATCGGTCGCGACGAGTTCTTGCGACAAGTCATCGCAGATTTGCGAAATGAAGTTCCGGGAGTGGAAATCGATGCGGAGCAGCCTCTCTCGCACCTCATCAGTCATATGCTCTCCGGGGTCAACGCCCAGATAGCGATTAAGTTCTTCGGGCCTGACCTCGATAAGCTGCGGGAATTGGCAGAGGAGGCCCGCGATGCTCTTGTAGAGATTGAAGGAGTCACCCCGCCCATTGTCGACCCGCAGCAACGTGTCGACGAGTTGCACGTGGTTCTGCGTCCCGACGACCTTTCGGTATATGGGCTGAGCCGTGCCTACGTTGCTGAGTTTGTGCAGACGGCCCTCAAGGGCGAAGCGGTTTCACAGGTGTTGGAAGGGCAGCGGAGATTCGACCTCGTCGTCCGCCTTCAAGAACCTTACCACTCCGACCCGGAGTTTCTTAAGGAGTTGCGTCTCGACCTTCCCAGTGGGCAGGGACAAGTCCGCCTGAAGGACGTCGCCGACTTCCCCGCAGCGGCTAGCGGACCGAATCTCGTCAACCGCGAGAACGTTCAGCGTAAGCAAGTCATTCGCTGCAATGTCAGCGGTCGCGACCTAGCGAGTGCTGTCGACGAAATCGAAGAGCGTGTCCGTCAACGCATCGACCTTCCAGAAGGTTACTTTGTTGAGTTCGGCGGGCAGTTCGAGGCACAGCGGTCAGCGACGCTGATGATTACGGGACTGGCCAGCGTCTCGCTGGCAGGCATCTTCGTTGTACTGATGATGCTGTTTCCTTCCACTCGTATCACGCTTCAAGTCCTCAACGCAGTGCCAACGGCATTCATCGGGGGCGTGATGGCCCTCGTGGTGACCGGGCAAACGGTCACCGTTGCCAGTCTCGTCGGATTTGTGTCGCTTGCTGGTATCGCAGTACGCAACGGCATTCTGCTTGTGACCCACTACTTCTACCTATTGAAGGAAGAAGAGCTGCCGTTTTCACGCGAGACAATTCTACGCGGCAGCTTGGAACGATTGTCACCCGTGCTAATGACTGCGATTACAGCTGGCATTGGACTTCTTCCATTAGTGCTAGGTGGACATAAACCGGGCTTAGAAATCCTCTATCCGGTAGCCACGGTAATCGTCGGCGGTTTGCTGACTTCGACCTTCTGTGAATTCTTCCTGCACCCCGGCTTGTTCTGGAAGTTCAGTGGCAAAGATGCGGAGCGATTGGTGCGAAGTGAAGGCTCCGATGCCGACCTATTACGAGACTCGGAATGAGAAATGGTGCAATCGATGTACCTAGATGTTTGTTTCCTCTAATCGAAGGAGTGAGAAAATGGAGCGATTTTGCATGTCAGTTTCGTTAGCCCTAGCAGTTGGTCTGCTTGCATTCGTGGGCTGTTCCAAGTCGCCTGATACCCCGACGCCCCCCACGACGGGACCTGTCGCCCAAACGCAATCCAAACCAGAAGGGGAGCACACGCATGGTGCTGGGCCGAACGGCGGCGTGGTCTTCGACCTCGGCAGCCATCACGTTGAGTTTACCGTCGACCACGATGCCCAGACTTGCAAGTTTCTCATCCTTGGACCCGATGAGAAAACCCCTTTGCCGGTTGCCGCATCCGAGTTTGTGGTGCGTATTGCCGAGACGAAAACCGCCGACGGCACGATTGTGGAACCAATGACCATCATTGTGGAACCGGTCGACCCGGTGGATGGCAAAGCGGCTGAGTTTATCGGAACCGACCCCGGAATCGCGAATGTCGCGGATTTTGCAGGGAAGGTTTCTGGCCAGGTCAACGGAAAGCCCGCCAGCGGCGAGTTCGACGAAAGTGCGAGTGGAGGGCATGGGCACGCCCACACCCCACACGACGGCATGGTCGCGGCTCTGCTCAATGAGGCCGGTTCCACGGTTGGTTTCGTCGAACTGAAGTTGCACGACGACAAAGGGGATTTGGAACTTTGGCTCGCAAAGGACCGCGAAATCACCCAGCCCATGGACCTCCCAGTGGATACCGAAGTACAGGTCACTTTTGCGGACTTTGGTGACAAGACCGTCACGCTAAGCGTGCGAAACAAAGAAAAGAATGAAGACGAAGACGGGACTCCGAATCTGCGAAACGGCAAGACCAACTACTTCATCTTCCCAGGCGATTCCGGGCAAGACCCGAGCTGGTTGATGGGGAAGCAGTTCAAGTCGGCAGTGACGGTTTCCTTGAGTGCCGACGGCGTAAATTACACGTCAGAGCAGTTCACGCTAGTGCCCCATACGCACGCGGATGGGGAGGGGCATTCTCATTGAGAGGCAGCTCAATATGATGGGGTACATTTTGCGGGTAGCGATAGCGGTGGTCACCATCGTGGCAGTATCGGAGTTGTCAAAAACTCATCCACGGTATGGTGCACTGCTGTTATCGCTACCGCTGACCAGCATTCTCGCTCTCGGCTTTAGTTGGCAGCAGCATCACGACTTGGTGTCAGTCTCACAGCTCGCCAAGGACACGCTGATTCTCGTGCCGCTCGGGCTGCCGTTATTCGTTCCGCTGGCTCTGGCTTCCCATTACGGCTGGAATTTTTACGCCGCCTTCCTAGCCGGAATAGTCCTTGCAGCTATTACAGTCGGAAGCTGGCTCGCTTTTAGTGCGTGATTAAGTGATACCGTCGATACACAAGGAAGAAGCGGTGTAATGCGTACAAGGGGAAGGAGCCCCACCTTTGAATAAGAACCAGTATCAAGACCGCCTACGGCGGCGGACGCTGCTCGTTGCCGTGCTGTTGGCTACTGCAGTGGTGCAACCTGCTTGGGGGCAGTCTGAGGACGTACCCTTGCGGCTAGAAAACCCGCTGGGCATGACGCCTTCGCCAATCGAGAGGCTTCCACCCCATGATAGCATTCCCGTCGATGCCTCAGAGAAGGGTCTGACGCTAGCAGATTTGGAAGCGATTGCTCTATCGCGGAACCCCTCCATCGCCCGTGCTGCCGATTTAGTGGGAGCTGCACGAGGTGCGTTCGTTCAAGCGGGCTTAGGCCCGAATCCATCGTTCGGCTATGACGGACAGCAACTTGGGAGTGGAGGGTTGGCCGAGCAGCACGGTGTCGCGTTCGGGCAGGAGATTGTGACCGGTGGCAAGCTTCGCCTCAGTCGTGCAGTCGCCCGGAAACGTATCGAGTTGGCTGAGCAGCAGTTCGCCGCCCAAAGGCAACGTGTACTCACGGATGTTCGGCTCGCTTACTACCAGGTCCTCGTCGCTCAACGACAAATCAATCTGGCCGAAGAACTGATACGTGTGAGTGCTGAAGGGACACGTGCTGTTGATGCTTTGTACAAGGCCGCTGAGGTGGGGCGAGTCGATATCCTCCAAGCACAGTTAGAAGCCGAGCAGGCACAGATAACGCTCCACGCCGCAAAGAATCGATACGAGTCCGCATGGAGAGCTCTGACTGCGGTCATTGGGGAGCCTAATCTCAACCAACAGTCCTTGCTTGGTAACCCCGCGGCAGTCTCCAACGAAATGCAGTTCCAGGCCGTTCTTACCGAGTTGCAGAACCGGAGCCCTGAAGTGAGTGCGGCGTTTGCCGAATTGGAGCGTGCCCGATTCGCGGTGGATAGAGCAAGAGCCGAACCGATTCCCAATGTCACGG containing:
- a CDS encoding TolC family protein, translated to MTPSPIERLPPHDSIPVDASEKGLTLADLEAIALSRNPSIARAADLVGAARGAFVQAGLGPNPSFGYDGQQLGSGGLAEQHGVAFGQEIVTGGKLRLSRAVARKRIELAEQQFAAQRQRVLTDVRLAYYQVLVAQRQINLAEELIRVSAEGTRAVDALYKAAEVGRVDILQAQLEAEQAQITLHAAKNRYESAWRALTAVIGEPNLNQQSLLGNPAAVSNEMQFQAVLTELQNRSPEVSAAFAELERARFAVDRARAEPIPNVTVLGLVNWQDNGIGGKPDGGVAVSIPIPLFNRNQGAIAQAEREVAAARNAIDQVELSLQQRLAAVYETYAVARNQVERYREIMLPAANEALTLSRKMYQAGESNFVAVLTAQRTFAQTNSNYLDAVLRLRTAEALMEGLLLSGSLDGGEGVGNPANTSTPDQKGMMAPLLLNR